Proteins from one Dermacentor variabilis isolate Ectoservices chromosome 1, ASM5094787v1, whole genome shotgun sequence genomic window:
- the LOC142564251 gene encoding uncharacterized protein LOC142564251: MGIAVPSGIEIHRLLQGCLSTISEETPSRKTPSSITLAALPDGANDDVSYVLGNLAVQDVLPDNRDLKPGYTVDQRTCGSHAGQPRRLFPRAELYPLVGMGVKDSVPLCNTIQVTWTAQGAWHQTVEASRFTVRLLIESARDPSARGSEAAATMSGRFVECDHVASAECSLDVSGCRLRIHPRDTLPCALTMLNAIKAGSKGDTYGVAVPSSRIWKLHARFAPNRVDGSTAIPTGVVRHHRTCGCRLHCCTLSPLQRHNSPKLCRRRYRPISCAYPS; the protein is encoded by the exons ATGGGGATCGCTGTACCTAGCGGCATCGAAATTCACCGTCTCCTCCAAGGCTGCCTGTCAACCATCTCGGAAGAGACGCCATCCCGCAAGACGCCTTCCTCGATCACACTCGCCGCACTTCCAGATGGGGCCAACGATGACGTGTCCTACGTGTTAGGTAACTTGGCCGTCCAGGACGTCCTCCCAGACAATCGGGACCTCAAGCCGGGGTACACGGTCGACCAACGCACTTGCGGCAGCCACGCAGGACAACCCCGGAGGCTGTTCCCGAGGGCCGAGTTGTACCCGCTCGTTGGTATGGGCGTCAAGGACAGCGTGCCTCTGTGTAACACCATACAAGTAACATGGACCGCGCAAGGAGCCTGGCACCAGACGGTGGAAGCCTCGAGGTTCACCGTGCGCCTACTGATAGAGAG TGCGCGAGATCCGAGTGCGCGTGGATCGGAAGCGGCCGCGACCATGAGTGGCCGGTTCGTCGAGTGCGACCACGTGGCTTCTGCCGAGTGCAGCCTCGACGTCTCGGGCTGCAGGCTACGCATCCACCCGCGTGACACGCTGCCGTGCGCGTTGACGATGCTGAACGCCATCAAGGCTGGCAGCAAAGGCGACACATACGGCGTGGCTGTACCAAGCAGCCGCATTTGGAAGCTACACGCGAG GTTCGCCCCAAACAGAGTAGACGGCAGTACGGCAATCCCGACAGGAGTCGTCCGTCATCACCGCACGTGTGGCTGCCGTCTGCACTGCTGCACTTTGTCACCACTGCAGCGACACAACAGCCCCAAGCTCTGCAGGCGGCGTTACCGTCCCATCAGCTGTGCTTATCCAAGCTGA
- the LOC142564240 gene encoding uncharacterized protein LOC142564240, with the protein MGIAVPSGIEIHCLLQGCLSTISEETPSRKTPSSISLAALPCGAKDDVSYVFSTLAIEHLLPDNRDLVLKAWYNVDQRTCGSHAGHPRRLFPRAELYPLVSMGVKDTVPLCNTKQVPWAAQGAWHQTVEASRFTVRLLIQSARDPSARGSEAAATRSGRFVECDHVASAECSLDVSGCRLRIHPRDTLPCALTMLNAIKADSNGDTYGVAVPSSRIWRLHARLSTNRVDGSTAIPTGVARRRRTCGCRLHGCTLSPLQRHNSAKLCRRRYRPLSSLIQAERLTVRSLLTT; encoded by the exons ATGGGGATCGCTGTACCTAGCGGCATCGAAATTCACTGTCTCCTCCAAGGCTGCTTGTCAACCATCTCGGAAGAGACGCCATCCCGCAAGACGCCTTCCTCGATTTCACTCGCCGCCCTTCCATGTGGGGCCAAGGATGACGTGTCCTACGTGTTCAGTACCTTGGCCATCGAGCACCTCCTACCAGACAATCGGGACCTTGTGCTCAAGGCATGGTACAATGTCGACCAACGCACTTGCGGCAGCCACGCAGGACATCCAAGGAGGCTGTTCCCGAGGGCCGAGTTGTACCCGCTCGTCAGTATGGGCGTCAAGGACACCGTGCCCCTGTGTAACACCAAGCAAGTGCCATGGGCCGCGCAAGGAGCCTGGCACCAGACGGTGGAAGCCTCGAGGTTCACCGTGCGCCTTCTGATACAGAG TGCGCGAGATCCAAGTGCGCGTGGATCGGAGGCGGCCGCGACCAGGAGTGGCCGGTTCGTCGAGTGCGACCACGTGGCATCTGCCGAGTGCAGCCTCGACGTCTCGGGCTGCAGGCTACGCATCCACCCGCGTGACACGCTGCCGTGCGCGTTGACGATGCTCAACGCCATCAAGGCTGACAGCAACGGCGACACGTACGGCGTGGCTGTACCAAGCAGCCGCATTTGGAGGCTACACGCGAG GTTGTCCACGAACAGAGTAGACGGCAGTACGGCAATCCCGACAGGAGTCGCCCGTCGTCGCCGCACGTGTGGCTGCCGTCTGCACGGCTGCACTTTGTCACCACTGCAGCGACACAACAGCGCCAAGCTCTGCAGGCGGCGTTACCGTCCCCTCAGCTCGCTTATCCAAGCTGAGCGGCTGACCGTGCGTTCTCTGCTGACCACGTGA